A single region of the Nakaseomyces glabratus chromosome D, complete sequence genome encodes:
- the IZH3 gene encoding Izh3p (CAGL0D03322g~Ortholog(s) have role in cellular zinc ion homeostasis and endoplasmic reticulum localization) encodes MDSISSASKHVSQYFDFEPSLHKWKQRGLDNIHRVRQTGRNVRYPRFIHNTWNSLTSYTDELRAPDNDAKARSQGQNKVTRPARSRAPKKNRYSESTISLTSDANTLVNSNASTTSFSRFRAPKPATTSNSFGSVGSGGSSPNDYSSTTSLSSAATPVPEELLEYVEKPVYTLTFKDDDVVVKEEEIIEELDIKTYINTYNYENAFEFGKVRHLHYYELPFPWRENRCIINGYRFYNSHKKSLLSIVNWYGWHNETSNIWTHLLGGLYILYLMFYQFPSSEVFMSEQVPKAAKLITYVFLIAAAKCLFSSVFWHTFNGTSLLRLRCKFACVDYSGISILITASILTTEFVTMYQCPWAMVSYMALSTALGIFGVFMNWSPKFDRPEARPLRIKFFILLASMGILSFLHLTFITSLSHSTWLLSPITKKSVVWYLVGVVFYGSFIPERWRTDIQYDHTIPTSHELSTNVDIINKEKHIHFRETPTPHEMCKHHEHHHRSFKSLWWVDYVGCSHTLWHFFVVLGVIGHYRAILDILTKKWILSGSPL; translated from the coding sequence ATGGACTCTATCAGTTCAGCATCGAAGCATGTGTCCCAGTACTTCGACTTCGAGCCCTCTTTGCACAAGTGGAAGCAGAGAGGTCTGGACAACATACACCGTGTCAGGCAGACTGGGCGCAACGTCAGGTACCCAAGGTTCATACACAACACCTGGAACTCCCTGACTTCCTACACCGACGAGCTGCGCGCGCCAGACAATGACGCCAAGGCGCGTTCACAGGGCCAGAACAAAGTGACCCGCCCCGCGCGGTCCCGCGCGCCCAAGAAAAACAGGTACAGCGAGTCCACGATCTCGCTGACCTCAGACGCCAACACGCTGGTGAACTCCAACGCCTCGACTACCTCGTTCTCGAGGTTCCGGGCGCCTAAGCCCGCCACGACGTCTAACTCCTTCGGCTCGGTGGGGTCTGGCGGCTCCAGCCCCAACGATTACTCCTCTACCACGTCGCTGTCCTCGGCGGCTACACCTGTCCCTGAGGAGTTGCTGGAGTACGTCGAGAAGCCCGTCTACACTCTCACGTTCAAGGACGACGACGTGGTAGTCAAGGAGGAAGAGATCATCGAGGAACTGGACATCAAGACCTACATCAACACTTACAACTACGAAAACGCCTTCGAGTTCGGGAAAGTGAGACACTTGCACTACTACGAGCTGCCTTTCCCCTGGAGAGAGAACAGGTGCATCATCAACGGCTACAGGTTCTACAACTCCCACAAGAAGTCCTTGCTCTCTATCGTAAACTGGTACGGATGGCACAACGAGACGTCCAACATCTGGACGCACTTGCTCGGTGGGCTATACATCCTGTACCTCATGTTCTACCAATTCCCTTCTTCAGAAGTGTTCATGTCCGAGCAGGTCCCCAAAGCCGCAAAACTGATCACATACGTGTTCTTGATCGCTGCTGCCAAGTGCCTGTTCAGCTCTGTCTTCTGGCACACTTTTAACGGGACCTCCTTGCTGCGTCTGCGTTGCAAGTTCGCCTGCGTTGATTACAGCGGTATCTCCATTCTGATCACCGCGTCCATCCTGACCACCGAATTCGTCACTATGTACCAGTGCCCTTGGGCAATGGTCTCCTACATGGCTCTCTCTACAGCACTGGGTATCTTCGGTGTGTTCATGAACTGGTCGCCAAAGTTTGACAGACCAGAGGCAAGACCTCTGAGaatcaaattcttcatcttgCTAGCAAGCATGGGTATCCTGTCCTTCCTACACTTGACCTTCATCACAAGCTTGTCACACTCCACTTGGCTGCTATCCCCAATCACCAAGAAATCTGTGGTGTGGTACCTGGTGGGCGTCGTCTTCTATGGCTCTTTCATCCCAGAGAGATGGAGAACCGACATCCAATATGACCACACAATCCCAACAAGCCACGAACTATCCACCAACGTAGACATCATCAACAAGGAGAAACACATCCATTTCAGAGAAACTCCAACACCACACGAAATGTGCAAGCACCACGAACACCACCACAGGTCTTTCAAGTCCCTATGGTGGGTCGACTACGTAGGTTGCTCCCACACTTTGTGGCACTTCTTCGTTGTCCTGGGTGTCATCGGACACTACAGAGCCATCCTAGATATCCTGACAAAGAAATGGATCCTTTCTGGCTCCCCACTCTAA
- the UBR2 gene encoding putative ubiquitin-protein ligase UBR2 (CAGL0D03344g~Ortholog(s) have ubiquitin-protein transferase activity): MDSVSCLRTFLDRLPTLCGARHDQSVKFLLWKAIHLSAEHGSQNVNWPELIEVFTSEEFRNCTLGNILSNETWEESFIQIQDTNTHHGVCNRICFPPETVYYCFTCTLNPIYEICEECFDESKHVGHTYTARTVTRAEGKICHCGDPAVFKKPELAYCCKSYRDSGYTPDLTNKDGFLLKTINILVDFLIEYSLKQPNLSLEAPENNEFTNNKNKKPLKDVHLRDSMTDGAEIMDTSTDDMTNFELEQEPTWAITIRSDDCDLHYIDLASRVSDILNIPNEYAIGIVDSLQDDCSIVTLVESNDLSKIKALADEFYSKNVNVRISKLESIFNQLLIEDIICYITKRCLLDKGNIRFKHLLRLSLIDIWNSELPTKQLNKNNNLNPYSSKINLLGGFLVSSEQNPDNPWFKKWSFPEIKDNYVQMVISNYNQRIDEANSPDTLAHFYTLYGSRMQYLLSESLMLFCSVTKRQLLKIVNSVFSISDNCRKFVAAQYLDIYLTLLYKTVASDTTGFRVCTMSLISQQIFLEPTYAAMAIESGFIERTLKFAFTLMYFESDDLLPYLSIPLHSGFQLPQETIKSRRTIICFKDLCCVMSTNRNPLLLLQREETFNAVLKTFEAFSAILPLKRETSEHVEFENFDFSAFYFFFSSCLIMMDGYIRNLSMVEDKNIRAKIAVRMLELVMENEFTALAKSRSEITSRNMNVEKLPGNIKLPTYNKLPFLRERICNHVSEVVNFQVGIDTQNLFNPMAYMFKFVLQWARCGRYEPLNYNGNTVLDLKTIFEDKQKALYISESSLATLVLIGQVRVGFWVRNGTPMTHQIRMYTKYSMREFTYFSDFFNVQFSMAIADPNEFMVTYLYKWGLKHWSNGIPNCDYPDMEITLSIVEEALILLIQLLTDMKSIVVISSIDSFEKTLKTEIIHAIGFQSFTYSQIMAMIPEHITKHNAFDIALKKYTTYSPPSGLSDSGLFSLRDDLKCEIDPYYIGLPNGKRYEIEQQLRKHISAIKDIPYELSFVPAKRVIDDIKESAFPNLFAITSKDTFGLFIKNSLDHIKKFENEGLLHRILHLIHICVVNNVNDFAKIFWREYAIVDTEYCNDHSIGSILYSCLFKDCFSDLHGKIKEIFSIFNSEAAHINVEEYLKEQTVNFNPKILVSSDSSSCRDEEFERKKKLAMIRKEKMLRKLAKQQKKFMKLNREASCEDSLPTTATNSSEDLLMCDDKMGTPEILEETCVFCKMYKDDDQFIYFAYLERNICDKGVCTGHQYGQEETMVTDSVVRACGHGAHTKCLAHHMKSARLLHNQTTKNVPIAYGMGLIYCPLCAALCNCIIPHITNNNASTSNLISANKTNSFSFNELFEDSISEIVIKSGFIFSDLCNEKYSKEDNLNHLFITVSRLLYNTVANFELRIRRNLQKGFYKKSGKKYIPNMGSLSSRLLNDMRVYMIKYMSKHDVTIKLEDSFLAAACLVADSVTGKELGSNVPTMTISKIQMDIDAIVSHIATCEFSDESESDIDMFDISSKEEVMAQTCGYLLGHGCEKAVQTNLERIDIWRRLRDSALVFLRRLFILSNLASEKITLANCDQGPDHELSFYSEYFCIGLELPQLVEQAVNQWTATGKQCSEFNIVCTNTPLQLYSIPRNLSNYEKDLRSSQHLMLGRSPTDTTDLALCLMCGEHVRTQRLVSRLGYEIGECTNHCRNECSMATPFGTFLLVRSNAIYIAYGNRGVFYPGPYLNEFGERDVEFKYGTPVYLNQQRYEHFCDEILLGNMIPHVVFRLTDGNADLGGWETM, from the coding sequence ATGGATTCGGTGAGTTGTCTCAGAACATTTCTTGATCGACTGCCGACATTATGCGGAGCCAGGCACGATCAATCAGTCAAGTTCCTCTTATGGAAGGCTATACATTTATCAGCTGAACATGGCTCTCAGAATGTTAATTGGCCAGAACTGATAGAAGTGTTTACATCAGAGGAATTTAGAAATTGTACACTAGGAAACATACTGTCCAATGAAACGTGGGAAGAGTCATTTATTCAAATTCAAGATACAAATACTCATCATGGTGTTTGCAATCGAATATGTTTTCCACCTGAAACAgtatattattgttttaCCTGTACTTTAAATCCTATTTATGAGATATGTGAAGAATGTTTTGATGAGAGTAAACATGTAGGCCATACCTACACAGCAAGAACTGTAACGAGAGCAGAGGGGAAAATATGCCATTGTGGTGATCCAGCTGTATTTAAGAAGCCTGAATTAGCTTATTGTTGCAAATCCTATAGGGATTCAGGATACACACCTGATTTGACAAACAAAGATGGTTTCCTCTTaaaaacaattaatatTCTTGTAGATTTTCTCATTGAATATTCATTGAAACAACCAAATTTATCTCTTGAAGCTCCAGAGAATAACGAATTCAcgaataataaaaataaaaaaccGCTAAAAGATGTGCATTTAAGGGATAGTATGACTGATGGCGCTGAAATTATGGATACATCAACTGATGATATGACCAATTTTGAATTAGAACAAGAACCCACTTGGGCGATTACCATCAGAAGTGATGATTGTGATTTACATTATATAGATTTAGCTTCACGCGTGTCAGATATACTGAACATACCTAACGAGTATGCAATTGGTATTGTTGATAGTTTGCAAGATGATTGCTCTATTGTCACATTAGTGGAATCGAATGACTTAAGCAAAATAAAGGCCCTGGCGGATGAATTCTACAGTAAAAATGTAAATGTTAGAATTAGCAAGCTCGAGTCTATTTTCAATCAATTATTGATAGAAGATATTATATGTTACATTACAAAGCGGTGTTTGCTTGATAAAGGTAATATACGATTCAAGCACCTGTTAAGGTTATCGCTAATTGATATATGGAATTCAGAACTGCCGACAAAACAACtaaacaaaaacaacaatCTGAATCCATACAGTTCTAAAATAAATTTGCTAGGTGGttttttagtttcttcTGAGCAAAATCCAGACAATCCTTGGTTCAAAAAATGGAGTTTCCCTGAGATCAAAGACAACTATGTACAGATGGTCATATCAAACTATAATCAAAGAATCGATGAAGCTAACTCCCCTGATACTTTAGCACATTTTTACACTTTATATGGTTCAAGGATGCAATATCTGCTTTCAGAAAGCTTAATGTTGTTCTGTTCTGTTACAAAACGGCAACTACTAAAAATTGTGAACTCAgtattttctatttctgACAATTGCAGGAAATTTGTGGCTGCGCAGTATTTGGACATTTATCTAACACTACTGTACAAAACAGTAGCAAGTGATACAACAGGGTTTAGAGTTTGCACCATGAGCTTAATTTCGCAACAGATTTTTCTTGAACCAACTTATGCTGCCATGGCAATAGAATCTGGGTTCATAGAGCGTACATTGAAGTTTGCTTTCACGCTAATGTATTTTGAGTCTGACGATCTTCTTCCTTATCTTTCTATTCCACTACATTCCGGATTCCAACTTCCTCaagaaacaataaaaagTCGACGTACTATCATTTGCTTCAAGGACCTGTGCTGTGTCATGTCAACCAACCGGAACccattgttattgttacaAAGAGAGGAAACTTTTAATGCTGTGCTGAAAACATTTGAAGCCTTTAGCGCAATACTTCCACtgaaaagagaaacttCAGAGCATGTTGAGTTCGAGAACTTTGACTTTTCTGctttctatttctttttctcatCATGTTTAATAATGATGGATGGATATATTCGTAACTTGTCAATGGTTGAAGATAAGAATATACGTGCCAAGATAGCTGTACGGATGCTTGAATTGGTTATGGAAAATGAGTTTACTGCACTGGCGAAATCCAGAAGCGAGATCACTTCGCGGAATATGAATGTTGAAAAACTGCCAGGGAACATAAAACTACCAACTTATAATAAGCTTCCTTTCTTAAGAGAGAGAATCTGCAATCATGTTTCAGAGGTAGTAAACTTCCAAGTTGGCATCGATACCCAGAATCTCTTTAATCCGATGGCATACATGTTCAAATTTGTTTTGCAATGGGCGCGGTGTGGGAGATACGAGCCTCTTAACTACAACGGCAACACAGTGCTTGATCTcaaaacaatttttgaGGATAAGCAGAAGgctttatatatttcagAGTCATCCTTGGCTACACTAGTTCTTATAGGGCAAGTTCGTGTTGGATTTTGGGTGAGAAATGGAACTCCCATGACACACCAAATTCGAATGTATACCAAGTACAGTATGAGAGAGTTCACTTACTTCAGTGACTTTTTCAATGTTCAATTCAGTATGGCAATTGCAGATCCTAATGAATTCATGGTGACCTATCTTTATAAATGGGGCCTCAAGCACTGGTCAAATGGAATTCCAAACTGCGATTACCCTGATATGGAAATAACGCTATCtattgttgaagaagccTTGATTCTTCTTATACAATTGCTGACTGATATGAAGTCTATTGTGGTAATTTCCTCTATTGATAGTTTTGAGAAGACCCTCAAAACAGAAATTATCCATGCCATTGGTTTCCAATCGTTCACATACTCTCAGATCATGGCAATGATTCCCGAGCATATAACTAAGCACAACGCTTTTGACATTGCACTTAAAAAGTATACTACATATTCACCTCCCAGTGGCCTATCAGACTCAGGCTTATTTTCTCTAAGAGATGACCTCAAGTGTGAGATTGATCCATACTATATTGGTCTGCCCAATGGTAAGCGATATGAAATAGAACAACAACTGCGAAAACATATTTCTGCAATTAAGGATATTCCTTATGAATTGTCTTTTGTACCGGCAAAAAGAGTCATCGATGATATCAAAGAAAGTGCGTTTCCAAATTTATTTGCTATAACATCAAAGGATACGTTTGGTTTATTCATCAAAAATTCTCTAGACCATATTAAAAAGTTTGAAAATGAGGGTTTACTACATCGTATCCTGCATCTAATTCACATATGTGTTGTTAATAACGTAAACGACTTTGCCAAAATATTCTGGAGAGAATACGCAATCGTCGATACTGAATATTGCAATGACCATAGCATTGGGTCTATATTGTACTCTTGTCTATTTAAGGACTGCTTTTCAGACTTACATGGAAAGATCAAGGAAATATTCAGTATTTTCAACAGTGAAGCTGCCCATATAAATGTCgaagaatatttgaaagagcaAACAGTAAACTTCAATCCTAAAATTTTGGTGTCATCAGATTCTTCATCGTGTCgagatgaagaatttgaaagaaagaagaaacttGCGATGATTCGAAAGGAAAAGATGCTTAGAAAGCTTGCtaaacaacaaaaaaagttCATGAAGTTAAATCGAGAAGCTAGTTGCGAAGATTCATTaccaacaacagcaactaATTCCTCAGAAGACTTACTGATGTGTGATGACAAGATGGGGACCCCAGAAATTTTAGAGGAGACATGCGTCTTTTGTAAGATGTATAAGGATGACGATCAGTTCATCTACTTTGCCTACTTGGAGCGTAATATATGCGATAAAGGCGTTTGCACTGGACACCAATATGGCCAGGAGGAGACAATGGTTACAGATTCTGTAGTTAGAGCCTGTGGACACGGGGCACATACCAAATGTTTGGCACATCACATGAAGTCTGCAAGGTTGTTACACAATCAAACCACCAAGAATGTTCCAATTGCATATGGAATGGGTCTTATCTATTGTCCGCTCTGTGCTGCTTTGTGTAACTGCATTATCCCACACATCACAAACAATAATGCATCAACTAGTAACTTGATAAGTGCCAACAAAACGAATTCATTTAGTTTCAATGAATTGTTCGAAGATAGCATATCTGAGATCGTGATAAAATCCGGCTTTATCTTTTCCGATTTATGCAATGAGAAATACTCCAAGGAAGATAATTTGAACCACTTGTTCATCACTGTGTCGAGATTGCTCTACAACACTGTTGCCAATTTTGAACTACGTATCAGAAGAAATTTGCAAAAGGGCTTTTACAAGAAATCTGGTAAGAAGTACATTCCAAATATGGGATCCTTATCCAGTAGGCTGTTGAATGATATGAGAGTGTATATGATAAAGTATATGAGTAAGCATGATGTTACAATCAAACTTGAAGATAGCTTTCTGGCTGCTGCCTGCCTTGTCGCCGATTCGGTAACTGGAAAGGAACTGGGCAGTAACGTGCCTACAATGACAATCAGCAAGATTCAAATGGACATTGATGCCATTGTCTCGCACATTGCGACTTGTGAGTTCTCCGATGAAAGCGAATCAGATATCGATATGTTTGACATATCGAGTAAGGAAGAAGTCATGGCACAAACCTGTGGATATTTATTGGGCCATGGCTGTGAAAAAGCTGTGCAAACCAATCTGGAGCGCATTGACATTTGGAGACGATTACGGGATTCAGCACTGGTGTTCTTGCGCCGTTTGTTCATATTGAGCAACCTAGCTAGTGAGAAGATCACGCTGGCCAATTGTGACCAAGGCCCTGACCACGAGTTGAGTTTTTACAGCGAGTACTTCTGTATTGGATTAGAACTACCACAACTGGTGGAACAAGCAGTGAACCAATGGACTGCCACGGGCAAGCAATGCTCTGAGTTCAACATAGTGTGCACCAACACGCCGCTGCAGTTGTACAGCATTCCACGAAACTTATCCAACTACGAGAAGGACTTGCGGTCCAGCCAGCACCTGATGCTGGGCAGGTCTCCCACGGACACCACAGACCTGGCGCTGTGTCTGATGTGTGGCGAACACGTCCGGACGCAGCGGCTAGTGTCGCGCCTCGGCTACGAGATCGGCGAGTGCACGAACCACTGCAGGAACGAGTGCTCCATGGCCACCCCATTCGGCACATTCCTGCTGGTGCGCAGCAACGCCATCTACATCGCCTACGGCAACCGCGGTGTGTTCTACCCTGGCCCATACCtcaacgagtttggcgaGAGAGACGTGGAGTTCAAGTACGGCACCCCCGTTTACCTGAACCAGCAGCGCTACGAGCACTTCTGCGACGAGATACTGCTGGGGAACATGATCCCCCACGTAGTGTTCAGACTCACCGACGGAAATGCAGACCTCGGCGGCTGGGAAACCATGTAA